A stretch of DNA from Natrinema salaciae:
GAACGTCGAGACCAGCCAGCGGGTCACGGACGTGGTCTTCACCGCGCTGGCCGACGCCGCCCCCGACCGCGTGCCGGCCCAGGGGCAGGGAACGATGAACAACCTCACCGTCGGCGCGCGGGACGGCTCCTTTACCTACTACGAGACCATCGGCGGCGGCTTCGGCGCGCGCGCCGACCGCGACGGCATGGACGGCGTGCAGGTCGGCATGACCAACACGCTCAACACGCCCGTCGAATCGCTCGAGACCGAGTACCCGCTCCGGGTCGAGCGCTACGCACTCCGCGACGACAGCGGCGGACGCGGGCGGTTTCGCGGCGGACTGGGGCTCGAGCGCTCGGTCACCGTCGAAACGGACGCGACGGTGTCGTTGCTAACCGAGCGCCGCCGCCACGCGCCGAAGGGCGTCGCCGGCGGCGGGGACGGCGCGACCGGCGAAAACCTGATCGACGGCGAGGCCGTTCCGGCGAAGACGACGGTCGACGTAGATGCCGGAACGACGGTCACCGTCAAGACGCCCGGCGGTGGCGGGCACGGTGATCCTGATGAGGGGAACGAGGCGGAAAACGAAGACGAGCGTGCCGCGACGGCCGTCAGGGACGACTAGGAGCGATCGGGCGTCCTCGAGAGACGGTCAGTCCCGCAGATAGCCGACGAGTCGGTCGACTGCGTCGTTTAACGGCTCGGATTCAACTCGCCCGAACCAGTCGAGAATATCGTCGTGAGACAGTGAGACGACTCCCCAAGGGACGAGATAGCTCTCCTTCGGCAATCCGCCATCGAGGAAGTCGTCGTCAGTGATCGGGATCGTCTCGTCGTACCACGTTCGCGTCGTCAACGTGACTGCGACGTACTGTTCCCCGTCGAACGGGTGAGCGGCCGTGTTGACGATCGCGAACGGACGACTCGGTTTCGATTCGTCGAACGGATCTCCGGCCTCGACGACGTCTCCGCGCTCGTATTTCATTTGCCGTCAGTCCCCCGCTCACCCGGATGTTGCTCGTCAGCACCCGCCTCGCGCCACGCGTCCATCTCTTCCGTACCGAGTTGCTCGTTGAGCGAGTCGAGGCTGCGGCTCAAGTCGGTGGCGGACCGGATTCGGTCCGGATCACCGGCCGCCCAGTACGGCGGCTTGTGTCGCACCAAATTTCGCTCCTTCAATCGGCTCAGTACCGCACTGACGGCGTTCGGTTCGATCCCTGTCGAATCGGCGATCTCCCCCCGTCTGAACGCCTTATCGTCGTTCGAAACGAGAAAAGAGAACACTCGCTCCGCTTGGGTTCGTTCCTCTTCGAACTCCGTCTCCCGTTCGAAGGTGTCGATATCGATCGGCATACGCTCGTTTTCGTGTTTGGGACGTATGGCTATTTTCCTCGTTTGGACCGTGTTTCACAGAGCGGACTGACAGTCCCTGTTCGAGTCGGCCGACGGTGACTCCATTCTCCGGTGACGGAGCGCTTTTGGCGCCGGTGCCCCACCCTCCGGTATGGAACTCAACGGCGTGGCGGATCTGCCCGAGATCCGCCCCGGCGACGACATCGCCGCGCTCGTCGCGGATCGGGCCGCCCTCGAGCCGGGCGACGTGCTCACGGTCGCGAGCACCATCGTCTCGAAGGCCGAGGGTCGCACGGCCGACCTCGAGGACTACCCGGTCAGCGGCCGCGCACAGGAGATCGCCGACCGCATCGCGGACCTGGCCGGCGAGGAGAAAGACCCGCGGTTCGCACAGGCCGTGCTCGAGGAGAGCACGGAACTGCTGATCGACGCCCCGTTCCTGCTGACCGAGACGAGGTTCGGTCACATCTGCGTCAACGCGGGGATCGACCGCTCGAACGTGCCCGACCACGACCTGCTGCTCCTGCCGAAACGACCGGCCGAAAGCGCCGAGCGGATTCGCACGGGGCTCGAGCAACAGGGGATCGAGGACGTCGCGGTGATCGTCACCGACACCTGCGGCCGCCCGTTCCGCCACGGGCAGCGCGGCGTCGCGCTCGGCTGGGCCGGGATGCCCGCGAGCCGCGACTGGCGGGGCGAACTCGACCGGGACGGCCACGAACTCGGCGTCACCGTCCAGTCGGTCGTCGACGAACTGGCCGCCGCCGCGAACCTCGTCACCGGCGAAGCCGCCGCCGGGACGCCCGCCGTGGTCGTCCGAGAGTGGGAGTTCGGCGACCTCGAGGGCAGCGACGAACTCTTTCGATCCGTGGAGGACGACCTCGTCCGGCAGGCGCTGCGGGAGTGGAGGGTCGACGGATGACCGATCAGACACCCTCGAGCGGCGAACCGACCTGGGGCATCGAACTCACCCCCGAGCATCCGCCGGACCGGGTCGCCGATCTGGCCGCGCTCGCCGAGGACGAGGGGTTCGACGTCGCGTTCGCGAGCAGCCACTACTTCAACCGCGACCCGTTCGTCGTCTGCTCGCGGATGGCCGACGCGACCGACGCCATTCGGCTGGGACCGGGCGTCGTCAACCCCTACGAAACCCACCCCGTGAAACTCGCCGCCCAGACGGCGACGATTGACGAGATCAGCGGTGGACGGGGAGTCTTCGGCGTCGGTGCCGGCGACCGCTCCTCCCTGTCGAACCTCGGAATCGATCGCGACAGACCGCTGCGACGCGTCCTCGAGACGTTCGACCTCGCCCGTGCGCTCTGGGACGGCGAGACGATCACGCACGAGGGCACCTTCACCGCGCGGGACGCGGCGCTCAACCTCGAGCCGCCGTCCGACCGGATTCCGGTCTACGTCGGTGCGCAAGGACCGCACATGCTCCGGATGAGCGCGAAACACGCCGACGGCGTACTCGTCAACGCCGCTCATCCGCGGGACCTCGAGTGGGCGGCCGACCAGCTCGAGCAGGGCGTCGCCGAGCGACCGGACGAGCGCGGCGCGTTCGAGTCGCTCGCCTTCGCGAGCGTCAGCGTCGCCGGCGACGAGACCGCGGCGCGCGAGGCGGCCCGACCGCCCGTCGCGTTCATCGTCGGCGGGGCCGCGGAGCCGGTCCTCGAGCGACACGAGATCGATCGCGAGGCGGCGAGCGCGGTCAGCGACGCGCTCGAGCGGGGCGACCTCACCGAGGCCTTCGGCCGCGTGACGCCCGCGATGATCGACGCGTTCTGTATCGCGGGGACGACGGCGACCGTCGCGGATCGGTTCGCCGCGGCCCTCGAGCACGTCGACGGGATCGTCGTCGGCTCGCCGCTCGGCCCGGACCTCGAGGACGCGGTGGAGCGAGCGAGCGAAGCGCTCGTTCGGGCGAGCGGGGTGTGACCGGAGAAACCGCAAGACCGGGCGTCAGTTCGCGGTGAAGAGGTCGCCGACGGCACCGAGGGTGAGCAGGCCGAAGACGCCCAACGAGAACACGACGAGGATCGTCCCCATCAGGACGAGCAGCGGAGCGAGTCCCGCACCCGCGGCGACATCCCCGAAGAGGCTGGTCATTTCGGTAAGATTGTCCACGATGACGTTCAGCGGTACGATGGCTTCCATATTTGGGGGTTGTTAGCGGTGCTACTTGGCCGTGCCGGTCCACCGTCAGCGGAGCGATTAAGCCGCCGGCGGTCCTACCGCCGCCCGTGACCGACGACGCGACGCTCTCGGACTTCGCTTCCGACGACTCCGCCGCCGGCGATTCGGCCGTCGACGACTCGAGTGTCGACGGCGGCGACGGAACCGACTCCCCGGACGGCCGCGGCCCGGCATCCGCGGACGACGCGACCGACGATCCCGCGACAGCCGACGAGCCCCGCGGGACGCCCGGCGATTCGGGAGTCTCCACGTACGCGTGGGGCGAGTACGCCTGCAGTCGGTGCGATCGCGCGGTCGACCGCGTCTGGCGGGCCGACGGCAGTCTGGTCTGTCCCGACTGTAAAGAGTGGTAATCGGCAACTGATGGCGGTAACAGCGGACTTCTCGAGGGGACCCTGCGAGTGTGCTCCCGAAGCTTTATATTTTCGTCGCGGCTTTGTTCACCTGCAATGGCGAAAGGTACGGTCGCATTCTTCAACGACACTGGCGGTTACGGCTTCATCGAGACTGACGACGCGGACGAGGACGTGTTCTTCCACATGGAGGACATCGGCGGTCCTGACCTCGAGGAGGGGCAGGAACTCGAGTTCGACATCGAGGAGGCCGAGAAAGGGCCACGCGCGACCAACGTCGAGCGGCTCTAGGCTGTTCCGGTAAGGGGTATCGTTTTCCGACTGCGACGCCGGTAGCGGCGGCACCGTCACTGCTGGCGCGAACGAGGCTGTTCTCCGGTTCTCGACGCGAAATGTCCCCGAGGACGAGTGATTCGTATGACACAAAACATATGGTCCGGAGACCCGGATGACGAAGTAATGGACGGTTCGTCCGGGTCCCCACAGCGAACTACGAGACTATGACCGATGCCAATCCGATACCGGAAGCGAGTACCGAACAGACCGCCGACGGTGATTCCCTCCAGATTTCGACAGTCGAACAGTTGTGCGCCGACATCGAGGCGAACGTCTCGCGCGTGATCGTCGGCCACGAGGACGTGATCGAGCACGTCATTACCGCCGTTCTCGGGCGCGGACACGTCCTGCTCGACGACGTCCCTGGCGTCGGCAAGACCATGCTCGCGCGCTCGATCGCCAGATCCGTCGACTGTTCGTTCAGCCGCGTCCAGTTCACGCCCGACCTCCTGCCGACCGACGTCACCGGCGTGAACGTCTTCAACCAGAAATCCCGCGAGTTCGAGTTCCAGTCCGGTCCCGTCTTCGGCAACATCGTCCTGGGCGACGAGATCAACCGCGCCCCGCCGAAGACCCAGGCCGCCCTGCTCGAGGCCATGGAGGAGGAGCAGGTCACCGTCGACGGGACGACGCGCGACCTCCCGAACCCCTTTACCGTCATCGCGACGCAGAACGCCGTCGAGCCGAACCAGACCTACGACCTGCCCTTCGCGGAGGTCGACCGGTTCATGAAGAAACTCCACCTCGGCTATCCCGACCCCGACGAGGAGGCCGAACTGCTCGGTCGCACGGTCGGCGACCACCCCATCGAGTCGCTCGAGCCGGTGACCGACCGCGAAACGCTCGTCGCCGCCCGCGAGACCGTCTCGGCGGTGCAGGTCGCGAGACCGGTCCGAGAGTACGCGACGCGGCTCGTGGCGTACACCCGGGAGAACGCTCACATCGGCGTGAGCCCCCGCGGGACGATTTCGTTACTCAGAGCGGCGCAGGCCCGTGCCGTTACGAACGGTCGGGAGTACGTCATTCCGGACGACGTGCAAGTCGAAGCGCCGGCCGTCCTGAGCCACCGGATCAAGACGAGCGGGCGCGACCGGGACGGCACCGCGGTCGTCGAGGACGCGCTCGAGCACATCGCCGTCGAATGAGACTCACGCGCCGCGGTTGGGCCGTCGTTACCGTCGTCTGCGGGGCCGTCCTGCTGAGCTGGCAGTTCGGCCCGCGAGCGCTGAACGCCGTCGTCGTCCCGCTGGTCGTCGTCCTCCTCGCCGGACTGGTCACGGCCGGGCGGACAACCCGCCCGCGCGTCACCCGCCATTCCGTCGCCGAGGGCTTCATCGGTGAGGAGCGGCGGGTCGAGATCGCGATTTCGACCGATCGAGCCGTCGCCGCGACCGTGACCGATGCCGTCGGCGACGGGCTGTCGGCGACCACGGACCCGGTCATCGAAACCACGCTCGACGGCGACGAGACGGTCGCGTACGACGTCCGACTCGAGCGACGAGGCGAACGGCGGGTCGGTCCGCTGTCGATCACCGTGACGGACGTCGTCGGCCTCGTCGAACGGCGATTCGAGTACGAGGCGTCGACGCCCGTTCTCGTCTATCCCCGCGTTCGCGACCTGGGACGCGGGCCCGCCACCGACATCCAGGCACTCGCCGGCGTTGCGGATCGCCACGTTCACGACGAGTTCGACCACCTCCGGGAGTACCGCCGCGGCGATCCGCTGCGCGACGTTCACTGGAAGAGTGCGGCCAAACGCCCCACCGACGACCTGGTCGTCACGGAGTACGCCGACGACGAGGAGGTGGGGGCCGTCACGGTCGCTGCCGAGTGTCGCTCCGACCGCGACGACGAGATGGCGTCGGCCGCCGCCAGCGTCGCGACGTATCTACTCGAGTTGGGTGCCACGGTCGGGCTCGTCGTTCCCGACGGGACGCTGCCGCCGGAGTCCGGCCGAAACCACCACCGCGAGCTCCTGGGGCTGTTGGCCGTCACCACGCCCGGCGAACTCGAAACGCAGACGAAACGGGACGCTGACGTCCTCGTTCGAACCGATGCGGACGGGACGACGGTCGTCGTCGACGACCGCGACCTGCCCTTCGATCGACTCTGCGGTCGCGGACGACGTCGATCGGCACGGGACGAACAGGGCGAATCCGCAAGCGAGCGCGACGGCCGAGCCGACCGCGAGACCGATAGTCGACGGGGGACGGCCGCATGAGCACGGACTCGTCCAGCCACACCGGAAAGCGAACGATCTCGTTCGACGCGGACGAGCCGCTCGGCCCCACCGCGATTCGCGCTCTCGCGCTGGGATGCGTACTAGTTCTGACCGGATCGTACGTGAGCGTCCTGTACGAGATCACACAGGTCGTCGGCGGCAGCGAATTGCTGTTCGCGCTCGTCGGACTCATGCTGCTCGCGGCGACGATACTCGCGCGGCTGATCCGTCCCCGAACCGCGGGACTCCTCGCGCTGTCGGTGACCGCGTTCGGGTTCGCCTACTACCTCACCGCGGCCGGCGTCGAACTGGGAGTCGTCTTCACGGGGACCGACGCCATCATCTCCGACACCGTCGCGCTCGCGACCGGCCTCCCGTTGCTCCGGATGGTCCAGGCAGGCCTCTGGACGCTCGGGTTCGTGCCCGCCCCCGTCTTCCTCTCGTGGTATCTCGCCGTCCGCGGACGGTACGGACTCGGCGTCCTCCCCGGCGGGTTTGCGCTCGGCTTTCTCGTCCTGACCAGCGACGCCGGGACGCTCGTCACGCTGACCGGGATCCTCGCCGCCATCGGTGCCGTCGCCCTCGGCGACCTCGAGCGACGGGGCGACTCGATCGCGCAGGCGGATCTGCTCGCCGCCCTGTTCGCCCTGATCATCGTCCTGTCGCTGTCGGTCACC
This window harbors:
- a CDS encoding growth inhibitor; the protein is MKYERGDVVEAGDPFDESKPSRPFAIVNTAAHPFDGEQYVAVTLTTRTWYDETIPITDDDFLDGGLPKESYLVPWGVVSLSHDDILDWFGRVESEPLNDAVDRLVGYLRD
- a CDS encoding helix-turn-helix domain-containing protein; this encodes MPIDIDTFERETEFEEERTQAERVFSFLVSNDDKAFRRGEIADSTGIEPNAVSAVLSRLKERNLVRHKPPYWAAGDPDRIRSATDLSRSLDSLNEQLGTEEMDAWREAGADEQHPGERGTDGK
- a CDS encoding coenzyme F420-0:L-glutamate ligase, encoding MELNGVADLPEIRPGDDIAALVADRAALEPGDVLTVASTIVSKAEGRTADLEDYPVSGRAQEIADRIADLAGEEKDPRFAQAVLEESTELLIDAPFLLTETRFGHICVNAGIDRSNVPDHDLLLLPKRPAESAERIRTGLEQQGIEDVAVIVTDTCGRPFRHGQRGVALGWAGMPASRDWRGELDRDGHELGVTVQSVVDELAAAANLVTGEAAAGTPAVVVREWEFGDLEGSDELFRSVEDDLVRQALREWRVDG
- a CDS encoding 5,10-methylenetetrahydromethanopterin reductase, with translation MTDQTPSSGEPTWGIELTPEHPPDRVADLAALAEDEGFDVAFASSHYFNRDPFVVCSRMADATDAIRLGPGVVNPYETHPVKLAAQTATIDEISGGRGVFGVGAGDRSSLSNLGIDRDRPLRRVLETFDLARALWDGETITHEGTFTARDAALNLEPPSDRIPVYVGAQGPHMLRMSAKHADGVLVNAAHPRDLEWAADQLEQGVAERPDERGAFESLAFASVSVAGDETAAREAARPPVAFIVGGAAEPVLERHEIDREAASAVSDALERGDLTEAFGRVTPAMIDAFCIAGTTATVADRFAAALEHVDGIVVGSPLGPDLEDAVERASEALVRASGV
- a CDS encoding DUF7573 domain-containing protein, with amino-acid sequence MTDDATLSDFASDDSAAGDSAVDDSSVDGGDGTDSPDGRGPASADDATDDPATADEPRGTPGDSGVSTYAWGEYACSRCDRAVDRVWRADGSLVCPDCKEW
- a CDS encoding cold-shock protein, translating into MAKGTVAFFNDTGGYGFIETDDADEDVFFHMEDIGGPDLEEGQELEFDIEEAEKGPRATNVERL
- a CDS encoding AAA family ATPase, with amino-acid sequence MTDANPIPEASTEQTADGDSLQISTVEQLCADIEANVSRVIVGHEDVIEHVITAVLGRGHVLLDDVPGVGKTMLARSIARSVDCSFSRVQFTPDLLPTDVTGVNVFNQKSREFEFQSGPVFGNIVLGDEINRAPPKTQAALLEAMEEEQVTVDGTTRDLPNPFTVIATQNAVEPNQTYDLPFAEVDRFMKKLHLGYPDPDEEAELLGRTVGDHPIESLEPVTDRETLVAARETVSAVQVARPVREYATRLVAYTRENAHIGVSPRGTISLLRAAQARAVTNGREYVIPDDVQVEAPAVLSHRIKTSGRDRDGTAVVEDALEHIAVE
- a CDS encoding DUF58 domain-containing protein translates to MRLTRRGWAVVTVVCGAVLLSWQFGPRALNAVVVPLVVVLLAGLVTAGRTTRPRVTRHSVAEGFIGEERRVEIAISTDRAVAATVTDAVGDGLSATTDPVIETTLDGDETVAYDVRLERRGERRVGPLSITVTDVVGLVERRFEYEASTPVLVYPRVRDLGRGPATDIQALAGVADRHVHDEFDHLREYRRGDPLRDVHWKSAAKRPTDDLVVTEYADDEEVGAVTVAAECRSDRDDEMASAAASVATYLLELGATVGLVVPDGTLPPESGRNHHRELLGLLAVTTPGELETQTKRDADVLVRTDADGTTVVVDDRDLPFDRLCGRGRRRSARDEQGESASERDGRADRETDSRRGTAA